The DNA window TGCACTGGGCTGTAGAAGCTTTTAGAATTTCTGCAAGTGGTGTTGAAGATGCTACGCAAATCCATACGCATATGTGTTATTCTGAATTTAATGACATCATCCACAATATCGCTGATATGGATGCTGATGTAATCACAATAGAATGCTCAAGAAGCCAAATGGAATTACTGAATGCTTTTGCAGACTTTAAATACCCTAACGAGATCGGTCCGGGAGTTTATGACATTCACTCTCCAAGAGTTCCATCGAAAGAGGAGATGGTAGCATTACTAAAAAAAGCACAAGCCGTAATCCCAGCAGAACAACTTTGGGTAAATCCAGACTGTGGATTAAAGACCCGTCATTGGGATGAAACTGAAAAAGCATTGATCGCGATGGTAGCAGCTTCGAAAGAGGTCGCTGCAGCTTATGCGACTGAGAAAGTTTAATAGAGCTGATTATTATTTTTTTATTGAGGCAGGAGTGAAAGCTCCTGCTTTTTTATTAGCTCCATCTTTCGTATCTTAAGCTCCTTAATTAAAAAACACAAAAAAAATGGAAAACAAACAAAAAGCAATAGCACTTTTAAATGCTATTGAAACTCGGGTACATCTTGATCACATCAATGAAGCGAAGTATGTGCAACACAATCTGAATATTGCTGAAGGGCCCGCAGGCTTAGCCACCTTATTTTCTCAGCTTCCGATAGATACAACAAAGGTAAATATCATAAGAGCTTTTCAAGACGGTGATTATGCTTTCTGCCATGTAGATTACAACTTTTTTGGTCCAAAAACAGGCTTCGATATCTTCCGTTTCGAAGATGGAAAGGCTGTAGAACACTGGGATAATCTTCAGGAAACGTCTGGTCCAAACCCAAGTGGACACACTATGACAGATGGTGCAACGACAATTAAGGATTTAGACAAAACAGAAGCTAACAAAACATTAGCAAGAGGCTTTGTAGAAGATATTTTAGTACAGGGGAAAATGGAAAGATTAAACAGTTACATTGATGGTGAAAACTATACCCAGCACAACCCGCAAATAGGCGATGGCCTATCGGGATTGGGAAAGGCCATGGATCATATGGCTTCTCAAGGCATTACTATGCAATATGACACCATTCACTTAGTATTGGGTGAAGGTAATTTTGTGCTCACAACAAGCGAAGGTTATTTTGCAGGAAAACACACTTCTTTCTACGATTTATTCCGTATCGAAAACGGAAAAATTATCGAACATTGGGATACCATAGAAGAAATTCCATCAAAAGAAAATTGGAAAAATAACAATGGAAAGTTTTAAATGATTCCTTTTTTTGTAGTTCAAAGCCATTCTCAAGAGAATGGCTTTGGTATTAAAAAGTAATACACTTATTAATTACATTATTAATGTTATCGCTATAGAATGAAACTTCAAAGAAGTGACAGCAGCTTATGCTAAAGAAAGTTTAATAGAATTGATTATTATTTTTATATTGCAAGGCATGAGAAAACTCCTGCTTTTTAGTTAAAAAAAAGAAATCAATGACCCCAGAAGAGTTCGTAAAAATTTCTATATAGAAAAACAAAATATTCTTAATTCAAGTTTTGATACTCAATCTGAATTCAGAACTTATGTCTCAACCAAAATAGAAGAATTACATCTTAATGAAATTGAAACTGAAAAATTAAAGACAATAGTCTCTGCTCTTTTAACAGACACATTTTATACTATTTTACTTGGTTTGGACGGTTCTGCTAGTATTGGAAGTTCACAAGAGACTTTTAAAATCTATGATGAAGAAGAAAACTTGATTTCAGAATGCGGAGATTTAGAGGGCTATGCCTATGAGTATTTTCATGAAAATGGATTAGAAACTGAACATTCAAAATGCGATTTTATAGCTCAAATCCATTTTAAAAAAGAAAGAGACGGAGGAAGAAATCAGTATGTAAAGAGTGACTATAGATCACAATTAGTTTTTAATTTTGATGATTTTCAAACTTCTCATCGTCAAATTTATATTGGAACAAATTATGCTTTTCCTGGGGATTTGGTAAATGCAGAAATCGATATTTTATCCCAGGAATATTTTCACAGAAAATTAAAAGCAGGTATGGGGTTTAAGTTTTATGAGGGACCTCAGTTAATAGGCACAGGCAGGATTATTAAGATTATAAATTCCAAACTACAGAAATAACATGAAGTACTCATTTGTTTTAATTTTAATTTCGATATCATTATTTGGTCAGTCAAGAAATGAAATACAAAATCAAATAAAATTTAGAAACTATAGCCATTTAGATAGTATTGATGTTTATTCAAATGATTATCCAACCAAACTTATTGAAGGTTCTGGATTCATAAGAAATAAAAAGAATAAAAATATTGGTTCAATAGGTTACTCCATTCAAGTAACAAAAGATAAAAATAACAAGATCATTCGCGTTTTAAAATCTGAATCTGATTACTATGATAAATACCATAAAAATCCTCAAAAAAGTATAACCAGTGAAATCTGAGTTTATTTTGATGATTTTCAACAACCTGATTTAGCAAAATATACATCTGAAATTTTCATATCCGATTCATTAGTAAAAACCGAAACCAAACTCTTTGATTTAAAGGAAAACAATAATGATGCACCCGGATTTAAAACCATTAAAGACCTATTAGAAAAAATGAAAAATGAAAAATTCTTGGAATTATAAAAGAAAAGCATCCCATTGGAATGCTTTTTTGTAAATTTTATTTAAATAAATTTTTCTCTGAATTATTCACCCTTTAATTTCTTAACTTCTTCTCTCAACAAGCCAATATAATCCTGCAAATTTTTAATAATCTCTATACTTAACTCATTATTAAAAGTATGGATATTCGACCCTGAAGCCGGACTATCATTAAACGTAGCATTACTATTATTAATTATTACTGTAGCTTCATCTTCCTCATAGATCTCCTCAACCGGCACTTCAAGAAAATTAGCAATCTTATCCCATTCCTCATGTATTATTTTCACATCTCCGCCTTCCTTTCTACAGTAATTGGATACATCGGTAGCAATTACATCAGCAATTTGCTGTTGAGTATATCCTTTTTTCTTCCTTAGAACACGTAATTTTTCTTTTTGCATAATCTGCTTTTTTACAAATATAAAAAAAATAAGACTTTGTTTCCTTAAATGCCTCTAAGTCATATTTAAAAACAATTTATTCCCAATTGTATTTTATCATTTTATAGCACAAAAGGAGATCAAATAAATTAATATTGAACAAGTTATGCTTTTTAAATTTTAATTACCTAATTTTGCACCCCGAAATAAGGATTCATATGATGACCTCTTCACTAACAGTATTACATAAATAAATGCTGACGAAGATAGCGATTAGATAGAACCTTAAAAATCAGTAAATATTTAGTTATGAAAAGAGTTGGTGAACACAGAAAGCTTCTTGGGGTTGATAAAACAGTTACTTTAAAAGAGTTAAAGACGATTTATAGAAATACGATGAAAGATTCACATCCTGATAAATTCATCAATGACGAAGCCGGGAAACTGGAAGCAGAAGAAAAAAGCAAATCTGTGATCGAAGCTTACCATTTTTTGGTGAGTATCAACCCGGAAACACAGGAAAAATACAAAGAAGAATACACGGAAACGATTACAAAATCTATTATTCAGGATTTCTATTTTGAAAAGCAGATTTTAAAAGTTCAGCATTTGAATGGCAAAATGTATGAATATATTGGGGTTCCAAGAAATACCTATATTAAAATGGTTAATGCTGATTCACCAAGCCGCTTTGCAAGAAGACACATCTATGGAAGTTTTATTTATAGAAAGTCTGGTGAAGTAATGGCAGATTAATCTTTTCTGTAAAAGATAATGAAGGCTTTCAGTTTGTTCTGGAAGCCTTTTTTGTTATGGAAAAAATGAGATCTTTAAGTTTTGGCTAAATTGTTTATGCTTATTGATAAGCGGGTTAAAACCTGCTCCTATTGATTGACTTTTTCTTTAGCAGATTGAGCAGATGACGCAGATTTTCATCTAGATTTCGACCCACTTTGTCATTCCGTAGGAATCTAAACTTATACCTCAAGTCATAAAACTATTCAATAAAGAATCCAAACAAAAAACCGTATCAAAAATTGATACGGTTTCTAGGTTAATTAAGGTTGTTATATTAATCTAAATGTTTCGGAGTGTATCCGTCTTCACTTAGTTCTTTATGTACATAATCAGCTTTCATTTCAGCATCGTAGTCAGTTTTCTTATGTTGACCCATTCTACGAAGAATTGAATCAAATAAAGAGTATACTACCGGTACGATAATCAAGGTAAGGAATAGAGACGATGTCAAACCACCGATAACTACCCACGCCAGACCTTTATTAAATTCTGCTCCTGCTCCACTAGCCAATGCAATTGGCAACATCCCGAAGATCATCGCGATTGTTGTCATAAGGATCGGACGAAGACGGGCATGGTTAGCCTGAACCAATGCATCGTGTGTATTTGATCCTGCTGCTTTTCTGGCATTCGTAAAGTCGACAATCAAGATCGCATTCTTTGCTACCAGACCAATCAACATGATCATCCCTAGCATCGTAAAGATGTTCAGTGAATTCGCAGTTAAGGCAAGGATTACCATTACCCCGATCATCGCCAATGGAATTGAGAACAATACCACAAACGGATAAACGAAACTATCATACAATGAAACCATTACCAGGTAAACCAATACGATAGCCGCTAATAAAGCAATACCTAACGTACCGAAACCTTCCTGCTGGTTTTCCATATCACCACTCCAGATGTAATCTACCCCGATCGGTTTTTTATCGCTCTTCATGAATTGGTCTGCCCATTCATTGGCAACGTCACCCACTGGTCTACCTACTGCTTTTGCTCTTACTTTTACGGAAGGAGATTTATCTCTACGTTCAAGTAAGCTTGGTCCAGAACCCATTTTTACTTCTGCAAACTGGCTCAAACGAACCTGTTCTCCTTTAGGATTTGTAAACATCAGGTTTTTAACGTCATCGATAGACTGTCTGTTGGCATCTCCGAAACGGATATTAATATCATATTCGTATTCTCCGGCTCTGAATTTCCCATCTGTATTTCCGTTAAATGCAGTCTGCATTGTCTGTCCTACACTTTGAAGATTCAAGCCTAAAGAAGCCATTTTATCTCTGTCGATGTTCACCTGTACTTCAGGGTTACCGGTATCTGTTGATAATTCAGCATCCACCGCTCCAGGAACTTTTTTCAAGAGTTCTAGAATTCTTGTAGCCTCTTTTACTGCTGTAGCATTATCCGGAGCTGTTACTACCATTTCGATCGGTGCATTTTCAGCTCCCAGGATACCAATTGGCGCAGTTTTAAATTCAACTCCTGTAAATTTCTCTTCTAAAGCTCTTTTTACTTTAGCCGCTTTAATGTTGGTACTTTCAGCACGCTCAGATTTATCGGTAAGGTTTACCTGAACTTCAGATTGGTAGGTTGTAGCCTGAGCTCCACCAAAACCTGTTGACTGCTGACCTACTGTTGTAATCAAATCAACAACATCTTTATCGTTTCTTAAATATTTCTCAACATCTAATGTTAACTGGTTGGTCTTTTCAACCGTTGCATCTTTTGACAATTCCATTTGAACCAAGAACTGACCACGGTCAATTGGAGGGAAGAATTCACCACCGATAAAACCAAATGCTACCAACATGAATGAAGAGATCAGAATAATAAAAGTGATCACCACTGTTGATATTCTTCTTAATGTTGATTTCAGACACCATTCAAGAATTCCAGTGATCCAGTGTGTGAATTTATCAATCAACCCTTCAAACCAAAGGATGAATTTCTCGAACCAGTTTTTACCTGTTAAATGTTCCAGCTTACCAAATCTTGATGATAACCAAGGAATGATCGTAAATGAAGCCAACAATGATAATAAGGTGGCAATAACTACCGTGACGCAAAACTGCCCCAGGATATTTGCTACCAGACCTGAAC is part of the Chryseobacterium paludis genome and encodes:
- a CDS encoding efflux RND transporter permease subunit, whose product is MKLAEISIKRPSLVIVLFTILTLGGILSYTLMGYELIPKFETNMVTISTTYPGASPAEVETSVTRKIEDAVGSLENVKKVESSSYESLSVIMVQLNDGADVDYALNDAQRKVNAVLKDLPDDVDPPSLNKFSLDDLPIITMSISSDKLNNKELYDLLDKKIEPIFSRVNGVAQVDLVGGQEREIQVNLDEKKLQGYGLSIADVQQAILSSNLDFPTGSLKTRTSKSTIRLSGKYKSTQEMNNLVVSNKDGAQVRLSDIATVFDSQKDVEKVARFNQFPTILMQVKKQSDANAVAVSESVQKTIATVEAAYKVQGIKVKVVNDTTDFTLESANHVIFDLFLAIILVAVVMLLFLHSIRNAFIVMVSIPASLIAAFIGMNLMGYTLNLMSLLGLSLVVGILVDDAIVVLENIYRHMEMGKSKIRAAYDGASEIGFTVAAITLVIVVVFLPIAMSSGLVANILGQFCVTVVIATLLSLLASFTIIPWLSSRFGKLEHLTGKNWFEKFILWFEGLIDKFTHWITGILEWCLKSTLRRISTVVITFIILISSFMLVAFGFIGGEFFPPIDRGQFLVQMELSKDATVEKTNQLTLDVEKYLRNDKDVVDLITTVGQQSTGFGGAQATTYQSEVQVNLTDKSERAESTNIKAAKVKRALEEKFTGVEFKTAPIGILGAENAPIEMVVTAPDNATAVKEATRILELLKKVPGAVDAELSTDTGNPEVQVNIDRDKMASLGLNLQSVGQTMQTAFNGNTDGKFRAGEYEYDINIRFGDANRQSIDDVKNLMFTNPKGEQVRLSQFAEVKMGSGPSLLERRDKSPSVKVRAKAVGRPVGDVANEWADQFMKSDKKPIGVDYIWSGDMENQQEGFGTLGIALLAAIVLVYLVMVSLYDSFVYPFVVLFSIPLAMIGVMVILALTANSLNIFTMLGMIMLIGLVAKNAILIVDFTNARKAAGSNTHDALVQANHARLRPILMTTIAMIFGMLPIALASGAGAEFNKGLAWVVIGGLTSSLFLTLIIVPVVYSLFDSILRRMGQHKKTDYDAEMKADYVHKELSEDGYTPKHLD
- a CDS encoding KTSC domain-containing protein, encoding MKRVGEHRKLLGVDKTVTLKELKTIYRNTMKDSHPDKFINDEAGKLEAEEKSKSVIEAYHFLVSINPETQEKYKEEYTETITKSIIQDFYFEKQILKVQHLNGKMYEYIGVPRNTYIKMVNADSPSRFARRHIYGSFIYRKSGEVMAD
- a CDS encoding nuclear transport factor 2 family protein, which encodes MENKQKAIALLNAIETRVHLDHINEAKYVQHNLNIAEGPAGLATLFSQLPIDTTKVNIIRAFQDGDYAFCHVDYNFFGPKTGFDIFRFEDGKAVEHWDNLQETSGPNPSGHTMTDGATTIKDLDKTEANKTLARGFVEDILVQGKMERLNSYIDGENYTQHNPQIGDGLSGLGKAMDHMASQGITMQYDTIHLVLGEGNFVLTTSEGYFAGKHTSFYDLFRIENGKIIEHWDTIEEIPSKENWKNNNGKF
- a CDS encoding helix-turn-helix transcriptional regulator, giving the protein MQKEKLRVLRKKKGYTQQQIADVIATDVSNYCRKEGGDVKIIHEEWDKIANFLEVPVEEIYEEDEATVIINNSNATFNDSPASGSNIHTFNNELSIEIIKNLQDYIGLLREEVKKLKGE